One genomic region from Streptomyces sp. NBC_01431 encodes:
- a CDS encoding AlkA N-terminal domain-containing protein produces MHTDTERCVRAVQSKDARFDGWFFTAVLTTRIYCRPSCPVVPPKVENMTFYPSAAACQQAGFRACKRCRPDTTPGSPEWNARADTVARAMRLIRDGVVDRDGVPGLASRLGYSARQIERQLLAELGAGPLALARAQRAQTARLLIETTPLPMAEVAFAAGFSSIRTFNDTVREVFALAPTELRARAARGIAHQTPGAITLRLPFRAPLTPDNLFGHLAATGVPGVEEWRDGSFRRTLSLPHGHGIAELTPQPEHIGCVLRLTDLRDLTIAISRCRWMLDLDADPVAVDDRLRADPLFAPLVDKAPGRRVPRTVDAAEFAVRAVLGQQVSTAAARTHAARLVVAHGQAVDDPAGGLTHLFPAPAQLAEIDPARLALPRSRRTTLTTLIAALADGTLKLGLDSDWNLARAQLMDMPGFGPWTVEVIAMRALGDPDAFLPSDLGMRRAAGNLGLPSTPAALTARAAAWRPWRAYAVQYLWATEDHAINRLPA; encoded by the coding sequence ATGCACACCGACACCGAGCGTTGCGTACGCGCGGTCCAGTCCAAGGACGCGCGTTTCGACGGCTGGTTCTTCACGGCCGTCCTGACCACCCGCATCTACTGCCGCCCCAGCTGCCCGGTCGTGCCGCCGAAGGTCGAGAACATGACCTTCTACCCGAGCGCGGCCGCCTGCCAGCAGGCCGGATTCCGGGCCTGCAAGCGCTGCCGCCCCGACACCACGCCCGGCTCGCCCGAGTGGAACGCCCGCGCCGACACGGTCGCCCGCGCCATGCGCCTCATCCGGGACGGAGTCGTCGACCGCGACGGTGTGCCCGGCCTCGCCTCCCGCCTCGGCTACAGCGCCCGCCAGATCGAACGCCAGCTGCTCGCCGAGCTCGGCGCCGGACCCCTCGCCCTGGCCAGGGCGCAGCGCGCGCAGACCGCCCGGCTGCTCATCGAGACCACCCCGCTGCCCATGGCCGAGGTCGCCTTCGCCGCCGGGTTCTCCTCGATCCGCACCTTCAACGACACCGTCCGCGAAGTTTTCGCGCTCGCCCCGACCGAGCTGCGCGCCCGTGCCGCCCGGGGCATCGCCCACCAGACGCCGGGCGCCATCACCCTGCGGCTGCCCTTCCGGGCCCCGCTCACCCCCGACAACCTCTTCGGCCACCTCGCCGCTACCGGTGTTCCCGGTGTCGAGGAGTGGCGCGACGGCTCGTTTCGCCGGACCCTCTCCCTGCCCCACGGCCACGGCATCGCCGAACTCACCCCGCAGCCCGAGCACATCGGATGCGTACTGCGCCTCACCGATCTGCGTGACCTCACCATCGCCATCAGCCGCTGCCGCTGGATGCTCGACCTCGACGCCGACCCGGTGGCCGTGGACGACCGGCTGCGCGCCGATCCGCTGTTCGCGCCGCTGGTCGACAAGGCACCGGGCCGCCGGGTGCCGCGCACGGTGGACGCCGCCGAGTTCGCGGTGCGGGCGGTGCTCGGCCAGCAGGTCTCGACGGCCGCCGCCCGCACCCACGCCGCCCGGCTGGTCGTCGCGCACGGCCAGGCGGTCGATGACCCGGCGGGCGGGCTCACCCACCTCTTCCCCGCCCCCGCCCAGCTCGCCGAGATCGACCCGGCGCGGCTCGCGCTGCCGCGCAGCCGCCGCACCACGCTCACCACGCTGATCGCGGCCCTCGCCGACGGCACGCTGAAGCTCGGCCTCGACAGCGACTGGAACCTGGCGCGGGCCCAGCTCATGGACATGCCCGGCTTCGGCCCCTGGACCGTCGAGGTGATCGCGATGCGGGCGCTCGGCGACCCGGACGCCTTCCTGCCCTCCGACCTCGGCATGCGCCGGGCGGCCGGGAACCTCGGACTGCCCTCCACCCCCGCAGCGCTCACCGCGCGCGCCGCCGCTTGGCGACCCTGGCGCGCCTACGCAGTCCAGTACCTCTGGGCGACCGAGGACCATGCCATCAACCGCCTTCCTGCATAA
- a CDS encoding methylated-DNA--[protein]-cysteine S-methyltransferase, with translation MTSITHTVVDSPYGPLTLVASDGVLSRLHMVGQRHRPSDETFGEPDTEGPFPEVVRQLRAYFAGELTEFTLDLDLRGTPFQQRVWERLQQIPYGETRSYSELAEALGNPNASRAVGLANGKNPVGIIVPCHRVIGANGSLTGYGGGLDRKQRLLAFERGETEDALF, from the coding sequence ATGACCAGCATCACCCACACGGTCGTCGACAGCCCGTACGGTCCGCTCACCCTCGTCGCCAGCGACGGCGTCCTCAGCCGTCTCCACATGGTCGGCCAGCGCCACCGTCCGTCCGACGAGACCTTCGGCGAACCCGATACCGAAGGTCCCTTCCCGGAAGTCGTCCGACAGCTTCGGGCGTACTTCGCCGGTGAACTCACGGAATTCACACTGGACTTGGACCTCCGGGGCACCCCGTTCCAGCAGCGCGTCTGGGAGCGGCTCCAGCAGATCCCGTACGGCGAGACCCGCTCCTACAGCGAGCTCGCCGAGGCCCTCGGCAACCCGAACGCCTCCCGCGCGGTGGGCCTGGCCAACGGCAAGAACCCGGTCGGCATCATCGTGCCCTGCCACCGCGTCATCGGCGCCAACGGCAGCCTCACCGGCTACGGCGGTGGCCTGGACCGCAAGCAGCGGCTGCTGGCGTTCGAGCGGGGAGAAACGGAGGACGCGCTCTTCTGA
- a CDS encoding O-acetyl-ADP-ribose deacetylase, which produces MSSPHADIVLVRGDITEQSVDVIVNAANSSLLGGGGVDGAIHRRGGPAILDDCRRLRASRYGKGLPTGRAVATTAGLLDARHVIHTVGPVWSKDEDRTVLLASCYRESLTLARELGATTIAFPAISTGIFGWPIDSGARIAIQAAREHGGPPLTEIRFVLFDETAYQAFARALDD; this is translated from the coding sequence ATGAGTTCCCCCCACGCGGACATCGTGCTGGTGCGCGGCGACATCACCGAGCAGTCCGTGGACGTCATCGTCAACGCCGCCAATTCGTCGCTGCTGGGCGGCGGCGGGGTCGACGGCGCGATCCACCGGCGCGGCGGCCCCGCCATCCTCGACGACTGCCGCAGGCTGCGCGCCTCGCGGTACGGCAAGGGACTGCCGACCGGCCGGGCGGTCGCCACCACGGCCGGGCTGCTCGACGCCCGCCATGTGATCCACACCGTCGGCCCGGTCTGGTCGAAGGACGAGGACCGCACCGTGCTGCTCGCCTCCTGCTACCGGGAGTCCCTCACGCTCGCGCGGGAGCTGGGTGCGACGACCATCGCCTTCCCCGCGATCTCGACCGGCATCTTCGGGTGGCCCATCGACAGCGGGGCGCGGATCGCGATCCAAGCCGCCCGCGAGCACGGCGGCCCGCCGCTCACGGAAATCCGCTTCGTCCTGTTCGACGAAACGGCATACCAGGCCTTCGCGCGGGCCCTGGACGACTGA
- a CDS encoding NCS1 family nucleobase:cation symporter-1 — protein MTDTTAIPTAADAPDGRFANADLRPVPPGERRWTTYNFAALWVGMAHNIPSWTLASGLVALGMDWKQAVFTIALANLIVLVPMLLTGHAGPKYGIPFPVLARASFGLRGANLPALIRAAVACCWFGIQTWIGGQGVFVLLGKIFGGWSEVAHIGGQPWTLWLCFLAFWALELALIYRGMDTLRRFENWAAPFVLVGALVLLVWIAHKAGGFGPLLDQPSRHGWGPDFWPVFFPSLMGMIGFWATLSLNIPDFTRFGKGQRAQVWGQTLGLPTTMTAFALLSVLVTSGSQAVYGTPIWNPVDLVAKTDNVFGLLFALVTVLVATVSVNVAANVVSPAYDLANLAPKTINFRRGALLTGVIGVVILPWKLTSTPELYIFTWLGVVGGLLGTVAGILIADYWIVRRTVLDVADLYRPGGRYWYTAGWNWRAVAAFLVGGVLAVGGSYSTVDAKGAKLGPFPTDGLIPLLKPLADYGWAVGLGSALVLYALLSAGTPDRHRQSVSPASQPGA, from the coding sequence ATGACCGACACCACCGCCATACCCACCGCCGCCGACGCCCCGGACGGCCGGTTCGCCAATGCGGACCTGCGACCGGTACCGCCCGGGGAGCGCCGGTGGACGACGTACAACTTCGCCGCCCTGTGGGTCGGCATGGCGCACAACATCCCCTCCTGGACGCTCGCTTCCGGTCTGGTCGCCCTCGGCATGGACTGGAAGCAGGCGGTCTTCACCATCGCGCTCGCCAACCTGATCGTCCTGGTCCCGATGCTCCTGACCGGGCACGCGGGCCCCAAATACGGCATCCCGTTCCCCGTGCTGGCCCGCGCCTCCTTCGGGCTGCGCGGCGCCAACCTGCCCGCGCTGATCCGCGCCGCCGTCGCCTGTTGCTGGTTCGGCATCCAGACCTGGATCGGCGGACAGGGCGTCTTCGTCCTGCTCGGCAAGATCTTCGGCGGCTGGAGCGAGGTGGCGCACATCGGCGGCCAGCCGTGGACGCTGTGGCTCTGCTTCCTGGCCTTCTGGGCGCTCGAACTGGCCCTGATCTACCGGGGAATGGACACCCTGCGCCGCTTCGAGAACTGGGCGGCACCCTTCGTCCTGGTCGGGGCGCTGGTGCTGCTGGTCTGGATCGCGCACAAGGCGGGCGGCTTCGGCCCGCTCCTGGACCAGCCCTCCCGGCACGGCTGGGGCCCGGACTTCTGGCCGGTCTTCTTCCCGTCCCTCATGGGCATGATCGGCTTCTGGGCCACGCTGTCGCTGAACATCCCGGACTTCACCCGCTTCGGCAAGGGCCAGCGCGCCCAGGTCTGGGGGCAGACGCTCGGACTGCCCACGACCATGACGGCGTTCGCGCTCCTGTCGGTCCTGGTCACGTCCGGTTCCCAGGCCGTGTACGGGACGCCGATCTGGAACCCGGTCGACCTGGTGGCCAAGACCGACAACGTCTTCGGCCTGCTCTTCGCGCTGGTCACCGTGCTGGTCGCCACGGTCTCCGTGAACGTGGCGGCGAACGTGGTCTCGCCCGCGTACGACCTCGCGAACCTCGCCCCCAAAACCATCAACTTCCGCAGGGGAGCGCTCCTCACGGGCGTGATCGGGGTCGTGATCCTCCCGTGGAAACTGACCTCCACTCCCGAGCTGTACATCTTCACCTGGCTCGGCGTCGTGGGCGGCCTGCTCGGCACGGTCGCCGGGATCCTGATCGCCGACTACTGGATCGTCCGGCGCACCGTCCTCGACGTCGCCGACCTCTACCGGCCGGGCGGCCGCTACTGGTACACGGCGGGCTGGAACTGGCGGGCGGTGGCCGCGTTCCTGGTGGGCGGTGTGCTGGCGGTGGGCGGCTCGTACTCCACCGTGGACGCCAAGGGAGCCAAGCTGGGCCCGTTCCCGACGGACGGCCTGATCCCCTTGCTGAAACCCCTCGCGGACTACGGCTGGGCGGTGGGCCTCGGTTCGGCGCTGGTGCTGTACGCCCTGCTGTCCGCCGGGACTCCCGACCGGCACCGTCAATCCGTGAGCCCCGCCTCCCAGCCCGGCGCGTAG
- a CDS encoding TIGR03842 family LLM class F420-dependent oxidoreductase produces MDFGLVLQTDPPAAQVVSLMKRAERNGFHYGWTFDSAVLWQEPFVIYSQILANTQRLTIGPMVTNPGTRTWEVTASTFATLNDMYGNRTVCGIGRGDSAMRVAGRKPNTLARLGEAIGVIRDLAEGREAEVDGQRLRLPWVKDGRLPVWMAAYGPKALALAGEKADGFILQLADPFLTEWMVKAVRKAAADAGRDPESITICVAAPAYVGDDLAHAREQCRWFGGMVGNHVADLVARYGEHSGLVPDALTEYIKSRQGYDYSHHGRTGNPDTAFVPDEIVDRFCLLGPAEAHIEKLKALRDLGVDQFAVYAMHDAREAVIDAYGRSIIPALR; encoded by the coding sequence ATGGACTTCGGACTCGTCCTGCAGACCGATCCGCCCGCCGCCCAGGTCGTCAGCCTGATGAAGCGGGCCGAGCGCAACGGCTTCCACTACGGCTGGACCTTCGACTCGGCCGTGCTGTGGCAGGAACCCTTCGTCATCTACAGCCAGATCCTGGCGAACACCCAGCGCCTCACCATCGGCCCCATGGTGACCAACCCGGGCACCCGTACCTGGGAGGTCACCGCCTCCACCTTCGCCACCCTCAACGACATGTACGGCAACCGGACCGTCTGCGGCATTGGGCGCGGCGACTCCGCGATGCGGGTGGCCGGACGCAAACCCAACACCCTGGCCCGGCTCGGCGAGGCCATCGGCGTCATCCGCGACCTCGCCGAGGGCCGCGAGGCCGAGGTCGACGGCCAGCGGCTGCGTCTGCCCTGGGTCAAGGACGGCAGGCTGCCCGTCTGGATGGCGGCGTACGGCCCGAAGGCGCTCGCCCTGGCGGGCGAGAAGGCCGACGGCTTCATCCTCCAGCTCGCCGACCCGTTCCTGACCGAATGGATGGTGAAGGCGGTGCGCAAGGCGGCCGCCGACGCCGGCCGAGACCCCGAGTCGATCACGATCTGCGTCGCCGCACCCGCCTACGTCGGCGACGACCTGGCCCACGCCCGCGAACAGTGCCGCTGGTTCGGCGGCATGGTCGGCAACCACGTGGCCGACCTGGTGGCCCGCTACGGCGAGCACTCCGGACTGGTCCCCGACGCACTCACCGAGTACATCAAGTCCCGTCAGGGCTACGACTACAGCCACCACGGCCGCACCGGGAACCCGGACACCGCCTTCGTGCCCGACGAGATCGTCGACCGCTTCTGCCTGCTCGGCCCGGCCGAGGCGCACATCGAGAAACTGAAGGCGCTGCGCGATCTGGGCGTCGACCAGTTCGCGGTGTACGCGATGCACGACGCCCGCGAGGCCGTCATCGACGCGTACGGCCGGAGCATCATCCCCGCCCTGCGCTGA
- a CDS encoding SIR2 family NAD-dependent protein deacylase, whose product MGKPLVAILSGAGISTDSGIPDYRGPNGLWRRDPEAEKLVTYASYMADPEIRRRSWLMRRDSPALKAEPNAAHRAVAEFERSGAPVRVITQNVDGLQQRAGFPDRKILELHGTARAVTCTRCHARSSMAEALARVTAGEADPPCTVCGGILKSATVMFGERLAPEVLAQAMAIAKACEVFIAVGTTLQVQPAASLAGIAADGGARLVIVNADPTPYDALADEIVREPIGTALPQLLGELR is encoded by the coding sequence ATGGGCAAGCCACTCGTCGCGATTCTCTCCGGGGCCGGGATCTCCACGGACTCCGGGATCCCCGACTACCGCGGGCCGAACGGCCTGTGGCGGCGCGATCCGGAGGCCGAGAAGCTGGTCACGTACGCCTCCTACATGGCCGATCCGGAGATCCGGCGCCGGTCGTGGCTGATGCGCCGCGACAGCCCCGCCCTCAAGGCCGAGCCCAACGCGGCCCACCGGGCCGTCGCCGAGTTCGAGAGGTCCGGGGCGCCGGTGCGGGTGATCACCCAGAACGTCGACGGGCTGCAACAGCGCGCGGGCTTCCCCGACCGCAAGATCCTCGAACTCCACGGCACCGCACGGGCGGTGACCTGCACCCGCTGCCATGCGCGGTCCTCGATGGCCGAGGCGCTGGCGCGGGTCACGGCGGGCGAGGCCGACCCGCCGTGCACGGTCTGCGGGGGCATCCTCAAGTCGGCGACGGTCATGTTCGGTGAACGCCTCGCCCCGGAGGTGCTCGCCCAGGCGATGGCCATCGCCAAGGCCTGCGAGGTGTTCATCGCGGTCGGTACGACTCTTCAGGTGCAGCCGGCCGCCTCACTCGCCGGGATCGCGGCGGACGGCGGTGCCCGGCTGGTCATCGTGAACGCCGATCCGACCCCGTACGACGCGCTCGCGGACGAGATCGTGAGGGAGCCGATCGGCACGGCGCTGCCCCAGCTCCTGGGCGAGCTCCGGTAG
- the hydA gene encoding dihydropyrimidinase, translated as MSTRTLVRGGLVITATDEMHADVLIEDGRIAALAAHASAVSESWTADRVIDATDKYVIPGGVDAHTHMELPFGGTSASDTFETGTRAAAWGGTTTIVDFAVQSQGQSLRAGLDAWYAKADGNCAIDYAFHMILSDVNESSLKEMDLLVEEGITSFKLFMAYPGVFYSDDGQILRAMQRSADNGGLIMMHAENGIAIDVLVEQALARGDTDPRYHGEVRKALLEAEATHRAIQLARVAGAPLYVVHVSAEEALAELASARDKGLPVFGETCPQYLFLSTDNLAEPDFEGAKYVCSTPLRPREHQAALWRGLRTNDLQVVSTDHCPFCFTGQKELGRGDFSKIPNGLPGVENRMDLLHQAVLDGHITRRRWIEIACASPARMFGLYPKKGTIAPGADADVVIYDPHAEQTISAETHHMNVDYSAYEGRRITGRVETVLSRGELVVHERQFTGRAGHGSYVPRATCQYLG; from the coding sequence ATGAGTACCCGCACCCTCGTCCGCGGCGGACTCGTCATCACCGCCACCGACGAGATGCATGCCGATGTACTGATCGAGGACGGCCGGATCGCGGCCCTGGCGGCGCACGCCTCGGCCGTCTCGGAGAGCTGGACCGCGGACCGTGTCATAGACGCCACCGACAAGTACGTCATCCCGGGCGGCGTCGACGCCCACACCCACATGGAACTGCCCTTCGGCGGCACCTCCGCCTCCGACACCTTCGAGACCGGCACCCGGGCCGCGGCCTGGGGCGGCACCACCACCATCGTCGACTTCGCCGTCCAGTCACAGGGCCAGTCCCTGCGGGCCGGGCTCGACGCCTGGTACGCCAAGGCCGACGGCAACTGTGCCATCGACTACGCCTTCCACATGATCCTCTCCGACGTCAACGAGTCCTCCCTGAAGGAGATGGACCTGCTGGTCGAGGAGGGCATCACCTCCTTCAAGCTCTTCATGGCGTACCCCGGCGTCTTCTACAGCGACGACGGACAGATCCTGCGCGCGATGCAGCGCTCCGCCGACAACGGCGGGCTGATCATGATGCACGCCGAGAACGGCATCGCCATCGACGTCCTGGTCGAGCAGGCGCTGGCCCGCGGCGACACCGATCCCCGATACCACGGCGAGGTGCGCAAGGCTCTCCTGGAGGCCGAGGCCACCCACCGGGCGATCCAGCTCGCCCGGGTCGCCGGAGCCCCGCTGTACGTCGTGCACGTATCGGCCGAAGAGGCCCTGGCCGAACTCGCCTCCGCCCGGGACAAGGGACTCCCGGTCTTCGGCGAGACCTGCCCGCAGTACCTGTTCCTGTCCACCGACAACCTCGCGGAGCCGGACTTCGAGGGCGCCAAGTACGTCTGCTCAACTCCCCTGCGTCCCAGGGAACATCAGGCGGCGCTCTGGCGCGGGCTGCGCACCAACGACCTCCAGGTGGTGTCCACCGACCACTGTCCGTTCTGTTTCACCGGGCAGAAGGAACTGGGCCGCGGCGACTTCTCCAAGATCCCCAACGGGCTGCCCGGCGTCGAGAACCGCATGGACCTCCTCCACCAGGCCGTCCTCGACGGGCACATCACGCGCCGCCGCTGGATCGAGATCGCCTGCGCGAGCCCGGCCCGGATGTTCGGGCTCTACCCGAAGAAGGGCACGATCGCCCCGGGCGCCGACGCCGACGTCGTCATCTACGACCCGCACGCGGAGCAGACCATCTCCGCCGAGACCCACCACATGAACGTGGACTACTCGGCGTACGAGGGCAGGCGGATCACCGGCCGGGTCGAGACGGTGCTGTCGCGGGGCGAACTCGTTGTCCACGAGCGGCAGTTCACCGGACGGGCCGGACACGGCAGCTATGTTCCGCGCGCCACCTGTCAGTACCTCGGCTAG
- a CDS encoding phytoene desaturase family protein, with amino-acid sequence MPSMIDAVVVGAGPNGLTAAVELARRGLRVEVFEAKDTVGGGARTEELTLPGFRHDPCSAVHPLGIGSPAFRNMPLDRYGLEWLHPELPMAHPFDDGTAAVLSRSVSETAASFGPRDAGTYRRLLAPFLGKWDVLARDFMSLPLTALPRDPVGLARFGTVGLPPYSWLMRRFKDDRARALMAGLVAHVIAPLGGLATGGVGMLFALAAHENGWPLPRGGSQSISDALAAYLRDLGGVINTGFEVKRLDDLPPARAYVFDTSPTALARIAGLGRAYEHYKYGAAVFKIDYALDGPVPWTAKEARLAGTVQIGPSSRDIGTALNQASGGTAPQTPFLITAQPSLVDPSRAPEGKHVFWAYGHVPNGWEGDLTDAMERQIERFAPGFRDRVLARATAGPPQLAARNANYVGGDIACGAARGLQLLLRPKISLFPYTTRHPSVFLCSSAAWPGPGVHGMSGHNAAKAVWRGLRKADQR; translated from the coding sequence GTGCCGTCGATGATCGATGCCGTCGTCGTGGGGGCGGGGCCCAATGGACTGACCGCCGCGGTCGAACTGGCCAGGAGGGGCCTGCGCGTTGAGGTCTTCGAGGCCAAGGACACCGTGGGCGGCGGGGCGAGAACCGAAGAGCTCACCCTGCCCGGCTTCCGCCACGATCCGTGCTCCGCCGTCCACCCCCTGGGCATCGGCTCGCCCGCCTTCCGGAACATGCCGCTCGACCGGTACGGCCTTGAATGGCTGCACCCGGAGCTGCCGATGGCGCACCCCTTCGACGACGGTACGGCCGCCGTGCTGTCCCGCTCGGTCTCCGAGACCGCCGCGTCCTTCGGACCGCGCGACGCCGGTACCTACCGCCGGCTGCTCGCACCCTTCCTCGGCAAGTGGGACGTCCTGGCGCGGGACTTCATGTCGCTGCCGCTGACCGCGCTGCCGCGTGACCCCGTTGGGCTCGCCCGGTTCGGGACCGTCGGGCTGCCGCCGTACAGCTGGCTGATGCGGCGCTTCAAGGACGACCGGGCGCGCGCCCTGATGGCCGGACTCGTCGCCCATGTCATCGCCCCGCTGGGCGGTCTGGCCACCGGCGGCGTCGGCATGCTCTTCGCGCTGGCCGCGCACGAGAACGGCTGGCCGCTGCCGCGCGGCGGCTCCCAGTCGATCTCCGACGCCCTCGCCGCGTATCTGCGCGACCTGGGCGGCGTGATCAACACCGGCTTCGAGGTCAAGCGCCTCGATGACCTGCCGCCAGCCCGCGCCTACGTCTTCGACACCTCGCCCACCGCGCTCGCCCGGATCGCGGGCCTGGGCAGGGCGTACGAGCACTACAAGTACGGCGCCGCCGTCTTCAAGATCGATTACGCCCTGGACGGACCCGTTCCGTGGACGGCGAAGGAAGCCCGGCTCGCCGGTACCGTCCAGATCGGTCCCTCCAGCCGCGACATCGGCACCGCTCTGAACCAGGCCTCCGGCGGCACGGCCCCCCAGACGCCCTTCCTGATCACCGCCCAGCCCAGCCTGGTCGACCCGTCCCGCGCGCCCGAGGGCAAGCACGTGTTCTGGGCCTACGGGCACGTCCCCAACGGATGGGAGGGCGACCTCACAGACGCCATGGAGCGGCAGATCGAGCGGTTCGCACCCGGCTTCCGCGACCGCGTCCTGGCCCGCGCGACCGCCGGTCCGCCCCAGCTCGCCGCGCGCAACGCCAACTACGTCGGCGGCGACATCGCCTGCGGCGCGGCCCGCGGCCTCCAGCTGCTGCTCCGCCCGAAGATCTCCCTGTTCCCGTACACGACACGGCACCCGTCGGTGTTCCTGTGCTCATCGGCCGCGTGGCCGGGCCCCGGCGTGCACGGAATGTCCGGCCACAACGCGGCGAAGGCCGTGTGGCGCGGCCTGCGGAAGGCCGATCAGCGATGA
- a CDS encoding inositol monophosphatase family protein, with translation MIDEGFLTGGTAAVEEAVRKAAAVEIMPRFRQLASHEVLEKNGPHDLVTVADRLAEEHLTAALTAILPGSVVVGEEAVHADPAVYEALLGDAPVWIVDPVDGTRQFVHGEAGFCTLVALAHQGELLASWTYAPALDEMAVAVRGRGATVNGEPLHAGSPAPGAVIEVATSHPDYTTPEQKRALLGLRTDGVQPRPCGSAGLEYLAIARGELDALAFSWEYAWDHAAGLLLVIEAGGAQTTITGEPFRITGGNALPFTAARDAATAELVRGLLAGE, from the coding sequence ATGATCGACGAAGGCTTTCTCACCGGTGGTACGGCAGCGGTCGAAGAGGCGGTCCGCAAGGCGGCCGCCGTCGAGATCATGCCGCGCTTCCGGCAGCTCGCTTCGCACGAGGTGCTTGAGAAGAACGGCCCGCACGACCTCGTGACGGTCGCCGACCGGCTCGCGGAAGAGCATCTGACCGCCGCGCTCACGGCGATACTTCCCGGCTCGGTGGTGGTCGGCGAGGAGGCCGTGCACGCCGACCCGGCGGTGTACGAGGCGCTGCTGGGCGACGCGCCGGTGTGGATCGTCGACCCGGTGGACGGCACCCGCCAGTTCGTCCACGGCGAAGCCGGATTCTGCACCCTGGTCGCGCTCGCCCACCAAGGCGAACTGCTGGCCTCCTGGACGTACGCGCCGGCGCTTGACGAGATGGCCGTCGCCGTCCGGGGTCGCGGCGCCACCGTCAACGGCGAGCCGCTGCACGCGGGTTCGCCCGCGCCCGGCGCGGTCATCGAGGTCGCCACCTCCCACCCGGACTACACGACCCCCGAGCAGAAGCGGGCCCTGCTCGGCCTGCGCACCGACGGCGTTCAGCCCCGCCCGTGCGGCTCGGCCGGTCTCGAATACCTCGCGATAGCCCGCGGCGAGCTGGACGCCCTCGCGTTCTCCTGGGAGTACGCCTGGGACCACGCGGCGGGCCTGCTCCTGGTGATTGAGGCGGGCGGCGCCCAGACCACGATCACCGGCGAGCCGTTCCGGATCACCGGGGGCAACGCGCTCCCGTTCACCGCGGCCCGCGACGCGGCGACCGCGGAGCTGGTGCGCGGGCTGCTCGCGGGGGAGTGA
- a CDS encoding lipoate--protein ligase family protein: MHGEYKVPGGKLVVVDLDTRDGVLRDVAVAGDFFLEPDEAILAINRSLEGAPADTDAAALAARIDAALPPGTTMYGLTSEGVAVAVRRALAHATDWNDYDWQLIHEAPQSPALHMALDEVITAEVASGRRPPTLRVWEWGAPAVVIGSFQSLRNEVDPAGAERHGITVVRRISGGGAMFIEPGNTITYSLSVPDALVQGLSFADSYAYLDDWVLGALGDMGVKAWYQPLNDIATEAGKIAGAAQKRVVADDGAVLHHVTMAYDIDADKMLDVLRIGREKLSDKGTKSAKKRVDPLRRQTGLPREAVIERMVASFRSRYGLTEGRVTDQELARAQELAATKFATEEWTARVP, encoded by the coding sequence GTGCACGGCGAATACAAGGTCCCCGGCGGCAAGCTCGTCGTGGTCGATCTGGACACCCGCGACGGAGTCCTGCGGGACGTGGCGGTCGCGGGCGACTTCTTCCTTGAGCCCGACGAGGCGATCCTGGCGATCAACCGGTCCCTGGAGGGCGCACCGGCCGACACCGACGCGGCGGCCCTCGCGGCCCGCATCGATGCCGCTCTGCCACCGGGCACCACCATGTACGGCCTGACGTCGGAGGGCGTCGCGGTCGCCGTACGCCGGGCCCTCGCCCACGCCACCGACTGGAACGACTACGACTGGCAGCTCATCCACGAGGCCCCGCAATCCCCCGCGCTCCACATGGCACTTGACGAGGTCATCACCGCCGAGGTCGCATCGGGCCGCCGCCCGCCCACCCTGCGCGTGTGGGAGTGGGGCGCCCCCGCCGTTGTCATCGGCAGCTTCCAGTCGCTGCGCAACGAGGTCGACCCGGCGGGCGCCGAACGCCACGGCATCACGGTGGTGCGGCGGATCAGCGGCGGCGGCGCCATGTTCATCGAGCCGGGCAACACGATCACGTACTCGCTGTCCGTGCCCGACGCCCTGGTTCAGGGCCTGTCCTTCGCGGACAGCTACGCCTATCTGGACGACTGGGTGCTCGGCGCGCTCGGTGACATGGGCGTCAAGGCCTGGTACCAGCCCCTCAACGACATCGCGACCGAGGCCGGGAAGATCGCGGGCGCCGCGCAGAAGCGCGTGGTGGCCGACGACGGCGCGGTGCTGCACCACGTGACGATGGCGTACGACATCGACGCGGACAAGATGCTCGACGTGCTGCGCATCGGCCGGGAGAAGCTGTCCGACAAGGGCACGAAGAGCGCGAAGAAGCGGGTCGACCCGCTGCGGCGGCAGACCGGTCTGCCGCGCGAGGCCGTCATCGAGCGGATGGTCGCGTCCTTCCGCTCCCGGTACGGTCTGACCGAAGGCCGGGTCACGGACCAGGAGTTGGCCCGCGCCCAGGAGTTGGCGGCAACGAAGTTCGCCACCGAGGAGTGGACGGCGCGCGTGCCGTGA